A genomic window from Silene latifolia isolate original U9 population chromosome Y, ASM4854445v1, whole genome shotgun sequence includes:
- the LOC141629739 gene encoding uncharacterized protein LOC141629739, which produces MLEPSREVLLINEAEMLQELKGYDNVYALVAKDVVFGQNVSLPKEVQELLQSYEDVLPNELPSGLPPLRGIEHQIDFIPGATLPNKAAYISDPKATQELQQIGELVSKGFVRESLSSRVVPALLVPKKDGSWRMCTDSRAINNITIKYRFPIPRLYDILDELSGAQLFSKINLRRFIKDFSTLMAPITECVKKGELKWGDKAESSFNIIKEKLCESAILTLPNFNKLFEVEYAKWVEFLQSFNFSRKYIEGKDNIVADALSRRFIMLSFMEQRVLGFEYLKELYVEDPDFKEEWELLQYGQIKLKSKYLVQNGFLFFGNKLCVPRGPYRNVLIREVHSCGLARHFGIQKTYDILQEQLY; this is translated from the exons ATGCTTGAGCCTTCAAGAGAGGTATTATTGATCAATGAGGCCGAGATGCTCCAAGAGTTAAAGGGTTATGACAATGTTTATGCTCTCGTTGCAAAAGATGTGGTTTTTGGGCAGAATGTTTCACTTCCTAAGGAGGTCCAAGAGCTCCTCCAATCCTATGAAGATGTGCTCCCAAATGAGCTTCCAAGTGGCTTGCCTCCTCTTAGGGGCATTGAgcatcaaattgatttcattccgggTGCTACATTACCAAACAAGGCTGCCTATATAAGTGATCCTAAAGCTACTCAAGAATTACAACAAATTGGAGAGCTTGTGAGTAAAGGCTTTGTGAGAGAGTCCCTTAGTTCGCGTGTTGTCCCGGCCCTcttagtgccaaagaaagatgggtcttggaggatgtgtacgGATAGTAGAGCTATCAACAACATTACTATCAAGTATAGGTTCCCCATACCTAGGCTTTATGACATcttggatgagcttagtggagctcaATTATTTTCAAAGATTAATTTAAG GAGGTTCATCAaagattttagcacacttatggcTCCTATAACCGAATGTGTGAAGAAAGGGGAGTTAAAATGGGGAGACAAGGCTGAATCATCCTTCAATATCATCAAAGAGAAGCTTTGTGAGTCTGCTATTCTTACTTTGCCAAATTTCAATAAgttgtttgaagttga gtatgctaaatgggtggagttcttACAATCCTTCAACTTCTCAAGAAAGTACATAGAGGGGAAAGACAATATAGTGGCTGATGCATTGTCAAGGAGGTTCATTATGTTGAGCTTTATGGAGCAAAGGGTCCTTGGGTTCGAGTACTTGAAAGAATTATATGTGGAAGATCCGGATTTTAAAGAAGAATGGGAACTCCTTCAATATGGCCaaatcaagctcaagagcaaatACTTGGTTCAAAATGGGTTCTTATTCTTTGGAAACAAATTGTGTGTGCCTAGGGGACCTTATAGAAATGTATTGATAAGGGAAGTTCACTCCTGTGGTCTTGCCAGAcactttggcattcaaaagacctatgacatactccaagagcaaTTATATTAG
- the LOC141629740 gene encoding uncharacterized protein LOC141629740, which produces MEVLLPLQELKRSKSLAKGEVDLRVDNGARVAVLAVGTFHLSLPSSLVLELNNCYHVPAISRSIISVSCLDMNGFDIRIKDKCCSIIRNGILYGQALIVDGLYVLNLTKQLMKHKSESFEKFKQFQNDVQNQLGKTIKALRSDHGGEYLSLEFCDHLRGCGIVSQLTPPGTPQWNGVSERRNQTLLDMVPSMMSHASLPNSFWGYALETSVFTLKWCPLKSVGKTPYEIWTGNVPKMSFLKIWGCETFEASRSGNVRFNQAIKEFGFLRNKEEPCVYKKNSGSAVAFQVLYVDDILLMGNDIPMLQSVKDWLGGCFSMKDMGDAAYILGIRIYRDILKDLLV; this is translated from the exons ATGGAAGTGTTGCTTCCACTTCAG GAACTAAAAAGGAGTAAATCATTGGCAAAGGGTGAAGTGGACCTTCGTGTAGacaatggagcaagagttgctgttTTAGCTGTAGGAACATTTCATTTATCGTTGCCTTCTAGCTTAGTTTTAGAACTAAATAATTGTTATCATGTACCTGCCATTAGCAGGAGTATTATTTCGGTTTCTTGTTTGGACATGAATGGTTTCGATATTcgaataaaagacaaatgttgttCTATTATACGTAATGGTATTTTATATGGTCAAGCTCTTATTGTTGATGGACTATATGTTCTAAATTTAACTAAGCAG TTGATGAAACACAAGTCTgaatcctttgaaaaattcaaacaaTTTCAAAATGACGTGCAGAATCAGCTTGGCAAGACAATTAAAGCCTTACGATCTGATCATGGAGGTGAATACTTGAGCCTAGAGTTTTGTGATCATCTTAGAGGTTGTGGAATCGTTTCACAATTAACTCCACCAGGAACACCACAATGGAATGGTGTGTCTGAGAGGAGGAATCagaccttacttgatatggttccgTCTATGATGAGTCATGCTAGTCTTCCAAATTCATTTTGGGGTTATGCACTTGAAACTTCTGTGTTCACACTTAAGTGGTGTCCATTAAAATCGGTAGGAAAGACACCTTATGAGATATGGACTGGAAACGTTCCTAAGATGTCTTTCCTAAAGATTTGGGGTTGCGAGACTTTT GAAGCATCTCGGAGTGGGAATGTTCGTTTTAATCAGGCAATCAAAGAGTTTGGTTTCCTTAGAAACAAAGAAGAACCATGTGTGTACAAGAAGAATAGTGGGAGTGCTGTTGCATTTCAGGttctttatgtcgatgacattctCCTTAtgggaaatgacattccaatgctACAGTCCGTTAAAGACTGGCTTGGAGGTTGTTTTTCCATGAAGGATATGGGTGATGCAGCTTACATCTTGGGTATTCGGATCTATAGAGATATCCTAAAAGACTTATTGGTCTGA
- the LOC141629741 gene encoding secreted RxLR effector protein 161-like, which translates to MIDSKKGFLPISHGIAVSKIQCPSTPDEEARMSKTPYAFAICSIMYVMLCTRPDVATTLYMTSKYQNKPGEGHWTAVKNILKYLKRNKDMFLVFGGDDKLVVSGYTNASFQTDRDNSQSQSGYVFLLYGGAISWKSSKQNTLADSATEAEYIAASEATKEAVWIWKFVCELGVIPTISSPIDVYCDNNGAIAQAKEPRSHKKSKHIERRYHLIREIIDRGDVKICRVPTDANVADPLTKPLPQSKHERHRAVIGLRCINEWS; encoded by the coding sequence ATGATTGATTCTAAGAAAGGTTTCTTGCCTATATCTCATGGCATTGCTGTTAGCAAGATTCAGTGTCCTTCGACACCTGATGAGGAAGCGCGCATGAGTAAGACTCCTTATGCTTTCGCCATATGTTCTATCATGTATGTCATGTTATGCACTCGTCCTGATGTAGCTACTACATTGTATATGACGAGTAAATACCAAAATAAACCCGGTGAAGGTCATTGGACAGCTGTCAAGAATATCCTAAAGTATCTTAAGAGAAATAAGGATATGTTCTTGGTATTTGGTGGGGATGACAAGCTCGTTGTAAGTGGTTACACCAATGCTAGTTTTCAGACTGATAGAGATAATTCTCAATCTCAATCTGGATATGTATTCTTGCTATATGGTGGAGCTattagctggaagagttccaaacagaataCTCTGGCTGATTCTGCAACAGAGGCTGAGTATATTGCTGCTtcagaagcaacaaaggaagctgtttggatttgGAAATTTGTTTGTGAACTTGGAGTGATTCCTACCATTTCTAGCCCCAtagatgtttattgtgataataaTGGTGCTATTGCACAAGCTAAGGAACCGAGGTCACATAAAAAATCCAAACACATAGAGAGAAGATATCACCTTATCAGAGAGATCATTGATAGAGGTGATGTTAAGATATGCAGAGTACCGACTGATGCAAACGTTGCAGATCCCTTAACAAAGCCTCTCCCGCAGTCTAAGCATGAGCGTCATAGAGCTGTCATTGGTCTAAGATGCATTAACGAGTGGTCTTAG